In the genome of Thermoanaerobaculia bacterium, the window TCGGACGTCGCGACTCTGATCCGCTGGTCGTAGACCGTGTAGGGGCCGCCGGGCGAGTTGGGCAGGGGAAACTCACCCGTCGAAGCATCGACTTCAGATCGCCTCCCCAGTGGTCGGCTGGAGTTGAGTGAGGCTTGATAGGGATCGGTGCAGCCGACTCCGAGCTGGTCGCCTCCCTCGGGCGGCTGAGTGCAGGTTTGCCCACCGGCGCCCGTGCAGCCGGGGGTCGTCGAGTTGGTCGACACGAAACCGTGCTTCAGCCAGCTCATGCCGACCTGTTCGAAGCGTCCACTCTTCAATCGGTAGAGGTTCTGTGCGATCACGGGGTGATCGGTCGGCGTGGCGCCGGCCGCGCACCCGTTGTTGTTCTGGTCGCACCAGTTGAGCGGTGTCGAGCCGCGGTTGCACGAGCGGGTACCCACCGCGTAGGAGGCATAGCCGTCAGCGCTGCCGTAGCTGCCGAGGTCGGTGAAGTCGAACACCGTCACGTCGGGATTGGTCGCTTCCGGACTCGCCTCCTGCGCGCGGAGGGCGCCGGGCGAGAACAGGACGATGGTGAGCAGCAGGACCTGGGCGGCGAGGTGAATGACGGCGCGGCTGCGGCTGCAAGCGGTCGATGGCATCTGGAGATCCTCGGTCAATGGGTTCGGTTCTCGCTGACCATCGCCGCGACGAGGGCGCTCGCCTGCGGGTGGCCGGGTTCTATCTCAAGGGCGGCTGCGAGCTCTGTCCGGGCCGCCTCGTCTCTGCCCATTGCGATCCAGGTTTGCGCCAGGAGGATGTGCAGTCCGGCGTCCCGGGGAGACGCGGCGATCGCCTCGCGGTAGAGCGCCGCAGCCTCCTCGAGCCGCCCGGTTGCAGCCAGCATTCCGGCGAGGTTCTCGCGCGCTTCGCGATGCCCGGGCTCGAAAGAGAGCACCTGGCGAAAGCGCTCGATGGCGCGCTCGGGTTCTCCTTGCATGGCGTGAATAATCCCCCAATTATAGGCGAGCTCCACCGCCGAGGGGTGGTGAACCAATCCACGCTCGAAGAAGCTCGCTGCGGCGGGCAGGGCCGGCGGGGCGCCGCTTCTCGCCAGGAGGATGCCGGCACCCGCGTAGGCTTCGTAACGTCGTGGATCGAGCGCCACGGCGCGCTCTCCGGCGAGTGTCAGCCCGGCGAGATCGCCCCGCCCCGCGGCGTCCTTCGCCGTGAGCAGCAGCATCTCGTAGGCCGCATCGTGGCGGGCGATGGCGCGCGAGCTCGCGGCGCGAAAGCCGGGGAAATCGCCGCTGATCCAGGCGGTCCAGGCCCGACTGCTGTCGAGGCCCAGCCAGGAGAAGAGTCCCCAGCGCTCGAGTCGTTCCAGGTGTCGGGCGGCAGCGGCAGCGGCGGCGCGCTCCCCGGCGTTCGGCGAGGCGGGTTCGGCAGCGATCTGGAGCATCTGCTGCTGCAGGCGCGCGGTTTTCTGAAGTGCCCGGCGACCTTGCACCGCCTCCGCCTTCAGCCAGCCGCTGTGAATCCAGAACAGCCCCAACAGAATCAGGCCGGCCGCGGCCCACCGGCCCCCGGGCAGCAGGCGGCCGTCGCGCTTCAGGGCGCGGTGCCGGAAGGCGAGGTTGCGGCGGGCCACGAGCCGCATCGCCAGCAGGGCGAGAAAGGCGAGCACCCCGGCGAGCCCCAGCGACATCAGGAATGGAATCTGGCCGTACAGTCCGCGGAAGGTCGCGAAAGCGACCACGTAGGCGACTCCGAGGACGAGCTCCTCGCGCAGGGTGAGGGGGTAGGCGCGCTTCGCGAGGTCGGGGCCGGGAGCGGCGAGGGCGTAGGCAGGGATGGGCTGGGCGAAGAGCGAGACCTTTCCGAAGCCGAAGCTGAGGGCGTCGTTGGGACAGACGCTCACGCAATCGCCGCACTTCATGCAGCCGCTGTCGACGACCATGCCGAACTTCGCAACCTCTTCGTGAACGCGGACATTCGACGTGCAGACCGCCGTGCAGTGCCCGGAGCCCTCGCAGTCTTCGTTCACCCGGACGCGCAGCGGCGCGATCCTGTCGGCGACGGCGAAGGCGGCGCCGTAAGGGCAGGCATAGGTGCAGAAGCCCTTGGCGCCGAGGAAGTAGATCGTGGCGAAGCCGCAGACGAGAAGGGTGAGGATCCCGACGACCCAGCCCGGGAAGGTCTCCCAGAAGGCGCCGGTGGTGAGCTCCGAGCCCTGCACTCCGAGGCTGTCGCCGAGCCAGAGGCGGTAGGCCGCCGGCCAGAGGAACATGTAGACGAAGGCGAGGTAGGGCACGAAGCCCAGCAGCCGTGAGCGCAGCGGCCGCGGACGGAGTCCGGCCTTCTCGAGCAGCCAGCGCGAGAGGTCCTGGAGAGCGACGAGATGACAGGCCCAGCCGCAGAACCAGCGCCCGAAGAGGGCGGTGAGGAGGATCGCGCCGGCGAAGAAGAGGAAACCGGCGTTGATGATGCCGGCCTTGGAGAACGCCATCGCTTCGGAGGGCTCGACCGGAGTCACGGTGGTGCCGGCGACGAGCCAGTGGGCGATGTGAAGGGCGATCGCCAGGTGGACCGCGACGAGCACCGCCGCCCGCCACTTGAGACTGCGCGAGTGCCGGATCGCAAGTCCTGGGCTCGACGGCAGGACGGGCAGGAGTGGGCCGCGCTTCAGGCTCGGCTCCTCAGCCTGCAAGGAGCCGGCGGTAGAGCTCTTCGTAAGGCTTCACCTGCCGGGCCCAGGAGAAGTCCTTCGCCATGCCGTTCAGCATGAGCTGCTTCCACGCCGGAACGTCGCGATACGCGGTGAGCGCGAAGTCGAGCGCCCAGCGCAGCCCTTCGGGCGTGAAATGGTCGAACGAGAATCCGGTGCCCGTGCGTGTCACCGGATTCCATGGCTCGACGGTGTCGGCGAGCCCGCCGGTGCGGCGCACGATCGGCGGCGTGCCGTAGCGCAGGCTGTACATCTGGTTGAGACCGCAAGGCTCGTAGCGCGACGGCATGAGAAAGATGTCGGCGCCGGCCTCGATCCAGTGCGCGAGCTCTTCGCTGTAGCCGCGGAAGTACCAGACCTTGCCCGGAAAGGTGACCTGGAGCCAGGAGAGAAACGACTCATAGCGCTCTTCGCCGCTGCCCAGCGCGAGGAAGCGCAGGTCGCGGTGGTAGAGGAACTCCGGCAGGGTGTCGAACAGCAGATCGAGTCCCTTCTGCGAGGTCAGACGCGACACCAGGCCGAGAACCGGCGCCTGGCGCGGGAAGGGCATCCCGATCTTCTCGAGCAGGGCGCGCTTGGTCGACTCTTTGCCCTCGAGACGCTCGGCCGAGTACTTGTACGGGATGTACGGGTCGGCCTCCGGGCTCCACTCACCGTAGTCGACACCGTTGACGATGCCGACCAGATGGTCGGCGCGAGCGCGCAGCAGCGGATCGAGGCCGAAGCCGTGCTCCGGCGTCTGGATCTCCCTGGCATAGGTGCGGCTCACCGTGGTGAGGGCGTCGGCGTAGAGCAGCCCGGTCTTCAAGAAACTCACCCTGCCGGCGGTGAGATCCTCGTTGTAGAGCATCTCGGCGTGGCCGGCGAGCCCGAGCTCGTCGAGCACCTGGGAGGAGAAGACCCCCTGATAGCCGAGGTTGTGCAGGGTGAGCACGGTGCGCGTCTTCGCGAACAGGCGATCCCAGGCGTAGATCGTGCGCAGGTAGATCGGTGCCAACGCCGTGTGCCAGTCGTGGACGTGAACGATGTCCGGGGACCAGCCCATGCGCTGGCAGCTCTCGAGCGCGACGCGCGTCAGCAGGGCGTAGCGCAGGTACTCGTCCCATTCGCCGCTGTAGATCGAGTCGTGGTGGTAGAGCGCCGGACAGTGGACGAAGTAGGCGTCGACTTCGCTCGCGGGCAGACGGGTGGTGAAGACGGAGTAGGTGAACTTGCGCGGTCCCAGGTGGATCTCGACGTCGCGCAGGAAATCGACCGCGACGAACGGAAAGTCGAGCTTCGCGACGCGGGCGTAGAACGGCAGGAAGACCCGGACGTCGTGGCCCTCTCTGCCGAGGGCGCGCGACAGTCCGGCCGCGACATCGCCGAGGCCTCCGGTCTTGGCGAACGGCGTGACTTCGGCAGCGATCTGGCAGATCCGCAGTGGCATGGGTGGCAGGCTTTCCTCTCCTCGCGGGTTCGCGGTCGTTGGCGCCGGTGTCACGAGGCGGTTCAGATGACCGTACCGGGAGGCAGCTCGGCGTTCTTCGGCACGACGATGATGCCGCCGCGAATCGAGTAGTTCGGCGTCTCCGCCTCTTCGATCTTCTGCTCGTTCAGGAGCTTGCAGCCGTCGCCGATGCGGGCGTTGAAGTCGATGATGGCGTTGCGGATCGTGCAGTCGCGACCGATACCCGTCTTGACGGCGTGGTGGGCCGCCTCGGCCAACGGTTCGAAGCGGTTGGCGCCCATGATGATCGACCGGTCGATCGTCGTGCCTGTTTGCACGATGGCGCGGATGCCGACGATCGAGTCGGAGATCTTGGCACCGGTGATGATCGACCCTTCGCAGAGCACCGAGCGGGTCACCGAGCAGCCGTTGATCTTGGTGCCCGGGAGGAATCGGGCGTGGGTGTAGATCGGGTAGTTCGGGTTGTAGAGATTCAGTGACGGCAACGGAACGGTGAGGTCGAGGTTCGCCTGATGGAAGCTCGGGATCGTCCCGATGTCCGTCCAGTATCCGTCATAGGGGAAGGCGAAGACGCGGATGCGACCGAGCGAGGCCGGGATGACCTCCTTGCCGAAGTCGGTATAAGGGCTCCCGACCAGCACCTCGCGCAGCACCTCGGGCCGGAAGACGTAGATCCCCATGCTGGCGAGAAGGGTGCCCGGCGCCGCTTCGAAGCCGAGCGCATCGCGGGTGGATTCGTCGAGTGCCAGGGCGTCCAGGGCCTCCTCGGAGGTCGGCTTTTCGACGAACTCGACGACCCGGCCGGTGCGGTCGAGGCGGAGGATGCCGAAGCCCTTGGCCTCCTCTCGCGTCACCGGCTTGACGGCGATCGTCAGGTCGGCCTGGTTGGCGCGGTGCGCGAGGACGAACTCGCGCATCTCCATGAGGTAGAGCTGGTCGCCCGAGAGGATCAGAACTTCGGTCGGGTCGTTGTCGTCGATCAGCCGGGTGAGGTTCTGGCGCACGGCGTCGGCCGTGCCCTGGTACCAGGAGCGGTTGGTCATGTTCTGCTCGGCGGCGAGCAGGTTCACGAAGCCGCCGCGAAAGGCGTCGAAGCGGTAGCTCTGGGCGATGTGCCGGTGGAGGCTCTCGCTGTTGAACTGGGTGAGGACGTAGACCTTGTCGATGCCGGCGTGCAGACTGTTCGAGATCGGAATGTCGATCAGGCGGAACTTGCCGCCCACCGGGACCGCCGGCTTGGCGCGATCCCGCGTCAGCGGCGCGAGCCGCGCTCCCTGCCCACCGCCGAGAATCGCCGTCACCACCCGTTTCATCGTCCGCCCTCCGCGCCTGCGAGCCCGGCTGCCCGGTGTCGGCGCCATTCTAATCCCACCGCCGGGCCATCCTGGCGCAGGATTCGCACTTCCGGGGGTTTTCACGGATACCGGTGCCGTGGCGACCTCCATAGAATGAGCGGTGGAGGCGTCCATCGCACCCGCGCGTCGGGGGCCTCGGTGGCATGCAGCGTGCTTCGGTGATCCAGGGGACGAGGCGCGGTCGAGGGGCAGGCCCATGGCGGCCGTGGCCGCGTCGCGCCGCGAGAACAGGCATTCCGGGGGTTTCATGAAGAGGGTCTTGCTGGTTGGCGTAGCGGTTGCTCTCGCCGGGCTCGGCGTCTGGTACTTCCTGCGGGGAGGTTCGAACGGCGGCGAGGTGGGCAAGTACAAGAGCGTGATCGTCGATCGCGGCGACGTGGCGATGACGGTGACGGCAACGGGAACGATTTCGGCGGTCACCACCGTCCAGGTCGGCAGCCAGGTCTCGGGCATCATCGCTGCGCTCTACGCCGATTTCAACACTCCGGTAGCCAAGGGACAGCTGGTCGCCGAGCTCGATCCGACCTCCTTCGAGGCCGCGGTCGAACAGCGCCGCGCCGACGTCGCGCAGTCGGAAGTCCGGCTGCGCAACGCCCGCACCCAGCTGCTGCGCCAGGAGCAGCTGCTCGCCAAGCAGCTGGTGGCGCAGGCCGACTACGATCTGGCGAAGGCCGACTTCGACGCCCTCGAGGCGCAGATCAGCCAGGTCGAGGCGGCGCTCCTTCAGGCCCGGACCAATCTCGGCTACACCAGGATCCTCTCGCCCATCGACGGCGTGGTGGTCGACCGCCAGTACGACATCGGCCAGACGGTCGCCGCGTCGTTCCAGGCGCCGACCTTGTTCACGATCGCCCAGGACCTCACCAAGATGCAGGTCCAGGCGGATGTCGACCAGTCGGACATCGGCCGCATCCGGGTCGGGCAGGGGGCCCGGTTCACCGTCGACGCCTATCCGGAGGAGGAGTTCGTCGGCGCCATCACCCAGGTGCGGCTGAACGCCACCGTCAATCAGAACGTCGTGACGTATCCGGTGATCGTCGGAGTCGAAAACGCGGAGCAGAAGCTCCGCCCCAAGATGACGGCGGACCTCTCGGTCGAGGTCGACCGGGTGCGCGACGTCCTGCGGATCCCAAACGCCGCGCTGCGCTTCCGGCCGGCCGAAGAGGCTTCTGCCAGAGCTCGCGGCGGATCGGTCGAGGGCGGGACGGCCAGAGGCGCGACTGCCGGGAGCGCCGGGGCGAGGCCCGGTGGCACCGCGACGCCCGGCGCGGCTGGGCCCGCCGGCGGCTTCGCCGGCGCGGCGGACGGTCTCGCGGCAGGTCGGCAGCGATCCGCCGGCGGGAAGACGGAAAAGGGCTGGCAGACCGTCTACAGGCTGGGCGCCGACGGCAAGCTCTCGCCAGTCGAGGTGCGCACGGGGCTCTCCGACGGCAAGTTCTCGGAGCTCCTCGAGGGCGGGATCTCGGCGGGCGACACTGTCGTCGTCGGGCTCGCGACGAGCAAGGCCAACCCCTCCTCGGGATCGAGCCCGCTCGGCTCGGGCGGGCGGCGTTTCTGACCATGGCGACCGAGGCCGGCCGGAATCGGCGCCCGAGTGCCCTCGTCGAGCTCGCCGACATCGTCAAGGTCTACACTCTGGGCGAAGTCGAGGTGCGAGCGCTCGACGGCGTCAGCCTGACGATCGCGCCCGGCGAGTTCGTGGCGGTGATGGGGCCTTCGGGTTCCGGCAAGTCGACGCTCATGAATATCGTCGGCTGCCTCGACCGGCCGACCTCAGGGCGCTACGTTCTCGATGGGATCGACGCCTCGGGTCTCGACAAGAACGAGCGCGCCGAGATCCGCAACGCCAAGATCGGCTTCGTCTTCCAGAACTTCAATCTGCTCGCGCGCACCACTGCGGTCGAGAACGTCGAGCTGCCGCTGCTCTACAGCGATCGCCTGAGTACCGCGAGCGAGCGCCGTGAGCGGGCGATGGCGGTGCTCGCCCGCGTCGGACTCCAGGGCCGGGAGCACCACCGGCCGTCGCAGCTTTCGGGCGGTCAGCAGCAGCGCGTCGCCATTGCCCGCGCGCTGGTGACCGACCCGGCGATCCTGCTCGCCGACGAGCCGACCGGCAACCTAGACTCGCGGGTCTCTGAGGAGATCATGGCGATCCTGCAGGAGCTCAACGCGCAGGGTAGGACGGTGATCGCGATCACCCACGAGCACGACATCGCGCAGTTCGCCGGCCGCGTGGTGGCGTTCCGCGACGGCCGGATCGTCTCCGATCAGCCGGTCGAGGACCGCCGGATCGCGCGCCCCACGGTCGGCGTCCGCAGCCAGGAGAGTGCCGCATGAATGTCGGGTGGATGCGGGTCGCGAACATCGTCAAGGTCGGACTGCAGTCGATCGCGCGGAACAAGATGCGCTCGGCCCTCACCATGCTCGGGATCGTGATCGGGGTCGCCTGCGTCATCGCGATGGTCGCCGTGGCTTCTGGCGCCTCGAGCTCGATCCAGGCGCAGATCGACGCTCTGGGCACGAACTTCCTGATGATCTTCCCCGGCACAACGACGAGCTCGGGGGCACGGATGTTCTCCGGCTCGTCGAACCTCTCGGTCGAAGACGCCGCGGCGATCCGCTCCGAGTGCCCTTCGGTGGCCTATGTCTCGGCCGCCTCGCGGACCTCGGCGCAGGTGGTGGCGGGAGAGCTCAACTGGGCGACCCAGATCCAGGGGGTCGACGTGGACTGGCCGTTCATCCGTTCTTGGAACGTCGCCGAGGGCGACTTCTTCACCGACGCGGATGTGCGAGGGGCGACCAAGGTCGCGGTCCTCGGCCGCACGGTCGCCGACGCGCTCTTCCCCAACGGGCAGGCAGTGGGCGAGACCCTGCGCATCAAGAACGTACCGTTCCGCGTCGTCGGCGTCCTCGAGAGGAAGGGCGGCTCGACGATGGGGCAGGATCAGGACGACGCGATCATCGCCCCCTACACGACGGTGATGAAGCGGCTGGAAGGGCGTTCGCGGGTCGGCATGATCCTCGCGGCGGCGATCTCGCCGGACCGCGTGGGCGACGCGCAGGGCGAGATCGACCTCCTGCTGCGCCAGCGCCACCGCATCGGTCCCGGCCAGGACGCCGACTTCATGATCCGCTCGCAGGAGGAGATGGCCTCGACCGCCGCCGAGAGCTCGAAGACGCTCTCGGTGCTGCTCGGCTCGGTGGCGGCGATCTCGCTGCTGGTCGGAGGCATCGGAATCATGAACATCATGCTGGTCTCGGTCACTGAGCGCACGCGCGAGATCGGCATCCGCATGGCGATCGGCGCCAAGGGGCGCCATGTTCTGGCGCAGTTCCTGCTCGAGGCGGTGGTGCTGTCCGTGGTCGGTGGGCTGATCGGAATCCTGCTCGGCGTCGGAGCCTCGGAGCTCATCGCCCGCTACGCTGGCTGGCCGGTCGAGCTCGGCCCCGGTCCGATCCTCATGGCCTTCGGCTTCGCCGCCCTCATCGGCATCTTCTTCGGCTTCTATCCCGCCCGCCGGGCCGCGGCGCTGGACCCGATCGACGCCCTGCGCTTCGAGTAGCGGCGCCGCGGCCCGAGTCGTCCGATCACCTCCGCGGCGCTGGATCCGATCGAAGCGCTGCGCTTCGAGTAGCGGCGCCGCGGCCCGAGTCGTCCGATCACCTCCGCGGCGCTGGACCCGATCGACGCCCCGCGCTTCGAGTAGGAAAGCCGCGGCCAGGAAGACCCGGACAGCGCCGTGGCGCTCGGTCGTTGGTCAGGGAATTGGGCGTGACTTTCGTGGGTGTCCGCCGGCGGGCGGCGCGCTTACTGTTTCTGCATGCCCAATCCATTTCCCGGAAGCCTCGCCTTCAACTCACCGCTTCGCGCCTGGATGCTCGCCTCCTGGGTGCTGATCGCCGCCACGCCGGCGGTCGCCTTCGATTTCATCGTGACGCGCTACGACGACCCGGTGCCCGACGGTTGTCTGGTCGCCGACTGTTCGATTCGCGAGGCGGTGATCGCGGCCAATGTCGACCTCGCCGCCGACCGGGTGTGGCTCTCCGCCGGCGTGTACCAGGTGAACCTCGCCGGGAGCTTCGAGGACAATGCCGCGACGGGCGACATCGACCTCGTCCAGAACGTCGAGATCGTTGGGGCCGGCGCGACGATGACGTTCATCGACGGCACCGGACTGGGCGAAACCCCGATCGCGACTGCCGGGAACCTGGGCCTCGTGACCGCGATCCGGAATCTCACGGTCCAGAACAGCGCGAGCTCGGGCCTCCTGCTATCGACCGGCACCCATACGGTAGAGGACTGCGGGTTTCGCGACAACGGCTTCGGCAGCACCGGCCCCGGAATTGCCACGACGGTGCAGAGCGTGGTGACGATCCTGCGCACCACCGTCGTCGGTAGCGCCGGCGTGGGTCTGTCGGTGGCGCAGGGGTCGGCGACGGTCGAGAACAGCACCTTCAGCGGCAACGGCAACCAGGAGATCGTGCTCAACTTCGCGGCGGCGTTCAGCTGCACGCACTGCACCGTGCTCGCGAGCGACGCCGATCCGGTGCTGACCGTCATCGGCGCGACCGCGAGCCTCGCGAACTCCATCTTCGCCGGTGCCTGCTCGGCGGTGAGCGGGGGGGCAATCAACTCGCTCGGCGGCAACGTCGAGTCGACCGGGCATACCTGCGGATTCACCCAGGGCAGCGACCAGGACGATGTCACTGCAGGCGCCTTGGCGCTCGGCGCCCTGGACGACAACGGCGGCCCGACCCGTACTCATCTGCCGGGAGCGGCAAGCGCCGCGAACGGCAGCGCCAATGATGCCCTGTGCTTCGTCGACGACCAGCGCGGCGTCGTTCGCGAGACCAACTGCGAATCGGGCGCGGTCGAGCGCACCAACGTCGCCGTCGCGACGCCGATCTTCCACGACGGTTTCCTGCAGGGTGACAGCGAGGCCTGGAGCGCGAGGGTCGAATGAAGAGAGACGGAACCGGCTTCGGCTGGGCTAGAGGATGCGGAGCTCCGGATCGCCGGCGACGACTTCGCCGATCTCCGCGGCGCGGTGGCCGGTCGCACTGAGGGCGGAGAGGATCGGATCGACGCCCGCTTCCGGAACGGCGAGCAGGAGGCCGCCCGAGGTCTGGGGATCGAAGACCAGCGCCTGCTCGGTTTCGCTGCGCTCGCGCATCCACTTCACGTGCGGGGCGAGGTGGCGGCGATTGGCGCCCGTCGCGCCGGTGGTGATGCCTGCCGCGGTGAGGTCGAAGAACCCCGGGTGAGACGGCAGGACCGAGAAGTCGATTTCCAGCACGACCTTCGAGTTGCGCGCGATGTTCCAGGCGTGGCCGGCGAGACCGAAGCCGGTGACGTCGGTGGCGGCGCTGGCGCCGTGCCGGAGCGCCAGGCGCGCGCCTTCGGCGTTCGAGCGCTCCATCTCCACCAGTGCGGGCTCGAGGCCGGCCTCGTCGAGGCGCTCGAACTTGAAGGCGTTCACCAGCGCGCCGCTGCCCAGCGGTTTGGTCAGGATCAGGCGGTCGCCGGGGCGGGCGCCCTGGTTGGTGAAGAGACGATCCGGGTCGCCGTAGCCGACCACCGCGAGTCCGAACTTGAGCTCCTTGTCGCGGATCGAGTGGCCGCCCAGGACCGCGGCGCCTGCCGCGGTGCAGGCAGCCGCGCCGCCGGCGAGGATGCCCGCGAGGACTTCGGGCGGGGCGTCGGCCGGAAAGCAGCAGAGATTGAGCGCGAAGAGCGGCCGCCCGCCCATGGCGTAGACGTCCGAAATGGCGTTGGTCGCGGCGATGCGGCCGAAGCGCTGCGGATCGTCGCAGACCGGCGGAATGAAGTCGGTCGTCGCAATGAGGGCCTGGCCGCGGAAGAGCATCACGCCGGCGTCGTCGAGGGTCTCCGGTCCGACCAGCACGCGTGTTTCGGGATCGGCGAAGGCGACCCGGCCTCCGAGCCCACCCAGATCCGCGATCTCGCCGAGAAGGGTGCGCAGGTCGCCCGGACCGATCTTCGCGGCGCAGCCGCCGGCAGAAGACGTTTGAGTCATTCGGTAAGGAACGGTTGCAGCTTCGGGTGAGTCGGGCATCTGCAGCCTCCCGCCGCGGTCAGCGCCTAGGCGGCGCGCCGGATGTCGGCGACGATCTTCAGGTGGTGACGGGTGTGAAGGCCCAGGAAGCGCAGGCCCTGGAGCGTGGTCAGGCCGCCGAAATAGGGGTGTGGGAAGACCGGTGTCGGATCGGCGAGCACGGCCTCGGGGAGCGGCGTGTCACAGTAGAAACTGCGCAGCCGGGCGGCCCGCTCCGCGAGGTCGTCCACGGTCCGGTCGGCCGGCAAGACGCCCCTGGGCGACTTGCCGACGCCGCGCGGGATCCAGCCCAGAGCGAGCAGCAGATGCCCGGTGAGGTTCATGCCGGAAGACAACCGCGCGGGCGGCTCTTGCGATCCTCCGAAGAAGCGCTGGCCGGCTTCGAGGACCTTCAGGACATGATCCACCTGCTGGCCGATCGACCAGTGCGAGACCGCGTCCACCCGGAGCTCGAGCAGTGCCGGTTCGAAGCGCACCATCCGGGTGATCTCGTCGAGTTGTCCGGCGAGCTGCGCGACCGCGGAGGCAGCTCTGCCGGAGCCCATGGCAGCTACTCCCGGATCCCGGCGAGCTCGAGCATGAAGGCGAATTGGAGGGCCGTGTCCTGCAAGCGCTCGAAGCGCCCCGACTTGCCGCCGTGGCCGGCTTCCATGTTCGTCTTGAGGAGCAGCCAGTTCGTGTCCGTCTTGTGGGCCCGTAGCTTCGCCACCCATTTTGCGGGCTCGTAGTACTGGACCTGGGAGTCCCAGAGGCCGGTGGTGACGAGGAGGTTCGGGTAGTCCTGCGCCTTCACCTGGTCGTAGGGGGAGTACGACAGCATGTACTCGTAGCTCCGCTGGACCCTGGGATCGCCCCACTCGTCGAACTCGTTGCTGGTGAGCGGGATCGACTCGTCCATCATCGTCGTGATGACGTCCACGAACGGCACCGCGGCGATGACACCGCGATAGAGCTCCGGGCGCTGCGTCGCGATGGCGCCCATCAACAGGCCGCCGGCGCTGCCGCCCATCGCGAAGACCCGGTCGCGGGCGGCGTAGCGGCGCGCGACCAGCCCTTCGGTGACGTCGATGAAGTCGAAGAAGGTGTTCTTCTTCCGCAGGAGCTTGCCGTCCTCGTACCAGGAACGACCCATCTCCTGACCCCCGCGGACATGGGCGATCGCGTAGACGAAGCCGCGATCGACCAGCGACAGGACGTCGGAGTCGAAGTAGGGATCGCTCGAGTACCCATAGGAGCCGTAGGCCTCGAGCAGGAGCGGCGCCTTGCCGTCCGCTTCGAACCCCTTGCGGTAGAGGAGCGAGACCGGCACCTGGACGCCGTCGCGGGCGGGCAGGAAGACCCGCGCCGTCACGTACCGCGAGGCATCGAAGTCGCCGAGAACCGCCTTCTGCTTGAGGAGCACGCGCTCGCCGGTAGCGACATCGAGCTCGAAGGTGGACACCGGAGTGCGCAACGAGGTCAGACCGTAGCGCAGCCTGGTCGTTGCCTGCTCGGAGTTGTCGTCCAGCCAGGCGGTCGCGTCGGGTTCGTCGGACTCGACGTAGCGCTCGGCCGAGCCGTCGAGCGGCTGGATGCGCAGGCGGCGAAGGCCCGTCGAGCGCTCGGCGATCGCGACGAAACCGGGGAAGGCTTCGAAATCGTCGATGAAGATGTCGTCCCGGTGGGCGACGAGCTCGGTCCAGGTCGAGCGGTCGGCCGTCGTCGCCCCCGGGGCGACCATCAGGCGGAAGTTCTTCGCCTGCCAGTTGGTGAGGACGATGAAGCGGTCGCCCAGATCCTCGACGGAGTACTCGTGACCGCGTTCGCGCGGCAGGAAGAGGCGAAACGGTTCGCTCGGCCGATCGGCGTCGAGGAGCCTCACCTCGGTCGAGACCGTGCTCTGCGAGAAGATCTCGATGAATCGGCCCGATTTCGACTTGGCGATCTCGGTGTAGAAGGAGTTGTCCTTTTCCTCCC includes:
- a CDS encoding tetratricopeptide repeat protein, whose product is MQAEEPSLKRGPLLPVLPSSPGLAIRHSRSLKWRAAVLVAVHLAIALHIAHWLVAGTTVTPVEPSEAMAFSKAGIINAGFLFFAGAILLTALFGRWFCGWACHLVALQDLSRWLLEKAGLRPRPLRSRLLGFVPYLAFVYMFLWPAAYRLWLGDSLGVQGSELTTGAFWETFPGWVVGILTLLVCGFATIYFLGAKGFCTYACPYGAAFAVADRIAPLRVRVNEDCEGSGHCTAVCTSNVRVHEEVAKFGMVVDSGCMKCGDCVSVCPNDALSFGFGKVSLFAQPIPAYALAAPGPDLAKRAYPLTLREELVLGVAYVVAFATFRGLYGQIPFLMSLGLAGVLAFLALLAMRLVARRNLAFRHRALKRDGRLLPGGRWAAAGLILLGLFWIHSGWLKAEAVQGRRALQKTARLQQQMLQIAAEPASPNAGERAAAAAAARHLERLERWGLFSWLGLDSSRAWTAWISGDFPGFRAASSRAIARHDAAYEMLLLTAKDAAGRGDLAGLTLAGERAVALDPRRYEAYAGAGILLARSGAPPALPAAASFFERGLVHHPSAVELAYNWGIIHAMQGEPERAIERFRQVLSFEPGHREARENLAGMLAATGRLEEAAALYREAIAASPRDAGLHILLAQTWIAMGRDEAARTELAAALEIEPGHPQASALVAAMVSENRTH
- a CDS encoding glycogen synthase, whose protein sequence is MPLRICQIAAEVTPFAKTGGLGDVAAGLSRALGREGHDVRVFLPFYARVAKLDFPFVAVDFLRDVEIHLGPRKFTYSVFTTRLPASEVDAYFVHCPALYHHDSIYSGEWDEYLRYALLTRVALESCQRMGWSPDIVHVHDWHTALAPIYLRTIYAWDRLFAKTRTVLTLHNLGYQGVFSSQVLDELGLAGHAEMLYNEDLTAGRVSFLKTGLLYADALTTVSRTYAREIQTPEHGFGLDPLLRARADHLVGIVNGVDYGEWSPEADPYIPYKYSAERLEGKESTKRALLEKIGMPFPRQAPVLGLVSRLTSQKGLDLLFDTLPEFLYHRDLRFLALGSGEERYESFLSWLQVTFPGKVWYFRGYSEELAHWIEAGADIFLMPSRYEPCGLNQMYSLRYGTPPIVRRTGGLADTVEPWNPVTRTGTGFSFDHFTPEGLRWALDFALTAYRDVPAWKQLMLNGMAKDFSWARQVKPYEELYRRLLAG
- a CDS encoding glucose-1-phosphate adenylyltransferase, translating into MKRVVTAILGGGQGARLAPLTRDRAKPAVPVGGKFRLIDIPISNSLHAGIDKVYVLTQFNSESLHRHIAQSYRFDAFRGGFVNLLAAEQNMTNRSWYQGTADAVRQNLTRLIDDNDPTEVLILSGDQLYLMEMREFVLAHRANQADLTIAVKPVTREEAKGFGILRLDRTGRVVEFVEKPTSEEALDALALDESTRDALGFEAAPGTLLASMGIYVFRPEVLREVLVGSPYTDFGKEVIPASLGRIRVFAFPYDGYWTDIGTIPSFHQANLDLTVPLPSLNLYNPNYPIYTHARFLPGTKINGCSVTRSVLCEGSIITGAKISDSIVGIRAIVQTGTTIDRSIIMGANRFEPLAEAAHHAVKTGIGRDCTIRNAIIDFNARIGDGCKLLNEQKIEEAETPNYSIRGGIIVVPKNAELPPGTVI
- a CDS encoding efflux RND transporter periplasmic adaptor subunit; this translates as MLVGVAVALAGLGVWYFLRGGSNGGEVGKYKSVIVDRGDVAMTVTATGTISAVTTVQVGSQVSGIIAALYADFNTPVAKGQLVAELDPTSFEAAVEQRRADVAQSEVRLRNARTQLLRQEQLLAKQLVAQADYDLAKADFDALEAQISQVEAALLQARTNLGYTRILSPIDGVVVDRQYDIGQTVAASFQAPTLFTIAQDLTKMQVQADVDQSDIGRIRVGQGARFTVDAYPEEEFVGAITQVRLNATVNQNVVTYPVIVGVENAEQKLRPKMTADLSVEVDRVRDVLRIPNAALRFRPAEEASARARGGSVEGGTARGATAGSAGARPGGTATPGAAGPAGGFAGAADGLAAGRQRSAGGKTEKGWQTVYRLGADGKLSPVEVRTGLSDGKFSELLEGGISAGDTVVVGLATSKANPSSGSSPLGSGGRRF
- a CDS encoding ABC transporter ATP-binding protein; its protein translation is MATEAGRNRRPSALVELADIVKVYTLGEVEVRALDGVSLTIAPGEFVAVMGPSGSGKSTLMNIVGCLDRPTSGRYVLDGIDASGLDKNERAEIRNAKIGFVFQNFNLLARTTAVENVELPLLYSDRLSTASERRERAMAVLARVGLQGREHHRPSQLSGGQQQRVAIARALVTDPAILLADEPTGNLDSRVSEEIMAILQELNAQGRTVIAITHEHDIAQFAGRVVAFRDGRIVSDQPVEDRRIARPTVGVRSQESAA